GCGAACAAAATGGCATAACCAAAGTGAGCATTACCATTTTTAATGAATCGTTTGAGCGATTGGAGAAATTGCTGGAGGGCTTCAAAATAGGCTTCACCATGACCCTAAAAAATCTGGAAGATCTGTTATCCTCCTTATCGTAGAAAACATAAAATAAAACCTGTAATCACTTTTAAGAAATAGAAATTATGAGAGCAATCAATCCCTGGATCAACTTCAATGGCAATGCTGAGGAAGCATTCACTTTTTACAAATCAATTTTCGGCGGTGAGTTTACGAAGATCGTTCGTTTCAAAGATTTAGCGAGCGATGAATTTCCGATACCAGCTCATGAAGCAGATAAACTCATGCACATTGCTTTGCCTATTGGCAAACAAAATGTATTAATAGCGAATGATGTTCCGGAATTTATGGGACGGGTAAACGAAAACGAAAACAGATCTAAAATATCAATTAGTACTGAAAGCCGTGAAGAAGCGGACAAAATATTTAACGGATTATCAGCAGGTGGGGAGGTAGAGGGACCCATTGGCGACAGTCCGTGGGGTACGTACGCAGGCATGTTTAGGGACAAATATGGTATTGAATGGATCGTGGAATTTGACCCAAATGATAACGGGTAAATTTACCAGAAGATTACCGTTTTTGATAGAAGCCTTTTAGGTTAACTCTAACAATACCCCGCGTTTTCTGAATAAGAATGGGGATCGGTTTTAGGTTTTTTAATTTTAATGCTGGTGCTTCGATGAGACGCCACGAAAGATAAGCGAGAATTGCAGAAATGATAAGACTCGTAAAAATGAGGCTTACATGATCCATTCCAAAATAGTACACCAGAGTTTGCTGTACCGGAAATCCGTATATGTAAATGCCATAAGACAGGTCGCCAATGTGCTCTGTAACATTGCTAATGCCATAAACCGGCAGTAGACCCATGCTCAGCACGATAATAGGAAGTAATGTAACGCTGGCAAAGGAGAAAATGGGTTGCCCGGTGGAAAATACAAACAAGCCCAGCGAAATAATCAATATGATAAGTAAATGGCGTTGTGAGATATCTGCCATTCGAGTAGCTGCAAGAAGCGAGCCCGCAGCAAAATAAACGCCAAGCTCAATCAGATACCAATCGAGTATGAAGTAATTCCATTTCTGAATCTCAGTAAAATTGAGAACGTCCAGCTTGGCAAGAAACAAGTAAGTCAACAACAAAACCACAATGACAGGAATACGTTTGCTCTTGATAAAAAACAGCAGAGACACGGCTATATACATCGTGAATTCGAATGGAATTGTCCATAGCGAACCATTGATGGCGGACTTGTGTGGATTTCGATCAAATATGCCAGGAATGTCGTATTGAATTCTGTAAAGGCGCAGATTGTTGGGAATATATGTCCTGACGCTTTTATTCAGCAAATACGCTGTATCATTCTCGTAAACAAAAGGCCCGAGAACCACTGTCAGAATAAGTACCACAGCAAGGGCTGGGAAGAGTCTTAAAATCCTTTTCCAATAAAAATCAGCAAGGTCTCTTGATCTTTCCAGACTTTGAAAAATGAGATAACCGCTGATTACAAAAAATCCTCTCACGGCAATCCATGAAAATATATATTGTCCATTGGTGAACTGACACAACCAATCGCATTCCTTAGAACCTGCCAGTGGATATGAGTGTGTAATGATAACACAGCCTGCAAATAGCAACCTGAGAAAATCAAAATTGTTTCTTCTGTGAGTTTCTATATCGATAAATTTTTTTGTCGTTCAACCGGCAAAAGTAGATTAAAAGCTGATTGTCGATCATGACATTCAATGGGACATAACATTTTCAAATATACTCTCACATTGCCAACTATTTTTATATTCTGTAAAACGCATTAATTCTATCTATTGGCCTCTCTTATAGTATTACTTCACATTTTCAAATGTTACCTCATCATTATTTGTAACGGGCTGAAAGCTTCATCATCCAATTATGTATATTGGATTGGTTTTTGACTTTGACGAATACAGTCGGGCCAGAAAAAACTGATGAGTGACCGTTCCCCTTGAATATGATGAAAAAATATGGATCCGGAAATTTCCTTATGTGTAACCAGCGCGGATAGCATCCGCATGTGCAGAAGTGGAATAACATTAAACCAGTACCAAAAAGCAGACCTTTCACAGCAGATTACCGGATTTTTTGAAGGGATATTTAGCACAAAAAACTGGCCGGCAAGGTGGTATTGTGGCGAATGGACTGATTTTCACGGGTGGCTTTACATTCTGTCTGACCTGCTGATTTGGAGCGCCTATTTCCTGATTCCGGTGTTTCTGATCAAAGTGGTGACTCAGCGACGCGATATTCCGTTTCCGCATACGATTTGGTTGTTCGTTGCATTTATCCTTCTTTGTGGAACCACGCATTTTATTGACGCACTGATATTCTGGATACCGGTGTATCGCCTGAGTGCCCTCGTCCGGTTTGTCACCGGCGTGGTTTCCATCACGACAGTCTATTATCTGTACAAAATATTCCCAAGCATATTGCTGGTCAGGTCGGTTAAAGATTTGCAGAAGGAGATCGACGAACGGAACATTGTAGAAGAAAAATTGGCCGCCAGTGAATATCTCCTCACAGCAGCGGGCGAGGTGGGTAAGCTGGCAGGATGGGAATACGACCTCTCGACCAGGGAGTTTAACTGGACGAAGACGGCCACCGATATCTTCGAAACAGAAAGTGAAGAGGTCATCGATGAGCAGGACCTTTTTGAGTTTTTCAATGAACATGACCAAATGATCATTAAACTTGCTTTGCTTAACGCGCCAGAGACGAAAGAGTCGTGGGACCATGAATTTCTGATGACTACCCACAGCAATATCAAATGGGTGCGCTTCTCCGGGAATCCCATATTTGACAAACAAAATGAGGTGTTCAAAATCCGTGGTATCATTATGGATATCAGCCGGTACAAAACATCCGAACTGAACTTGATCCGGTCCATTAATCAAATGGTACAGCAGAACAACCAGCTAAAAAATTTCACCCATATTCTTTCCCACAACCTTCGCAACCATTCCAGTAACATTTCCCTGCTGACCAGTTTCGTTGATGAACCCGCACTGACTGAGGGTAACCTGGAAGTTTTCAAAAGGATTAAGACCGTTTCAGGTCATTTGAACAACACATTGGATGACCTTTCTCAGATTATTAAGATCAGGGAAAACAGGCTTGAAAGTGAGGAGCTGGACATTGAAATGGTTACCAGAAAAGTGCTTTCGGTGATGGATGAAAGCATCAAAGAAAGCAATACGACCATTGACATAAAATATGATCTGAAAACGGTCATGTTCCCGCAGGTGTACCTCGAAAGCATTCTGATGAATCTGATTTCCAATGGCATAAAGTATAGAAAGGACGGAGATCCGGCTCATATTACATTGAAATTTTACCTCAATGGCTCGGGGGTCAAGGAACTTAAATATATAGATAAGGGCAAAGGGATCAATCTGGATTTACATGCCGAAAAGGTATTTGGATTATATAAAACTTTCCATAAACATAAGGATGCGCACGGCGTTGGCCTTTTTTTGATCAAGAATCAAATCGAGACACAAGGGGGCAAAATTCAGATTTTTAGCAAAGTAAACCAGGGAACGACTTTTAAAATAACATTTGATGAATACGCTTGAACGACTTTGCGTGATAGACGACGATCAGGTCTTTACTTTTCTTCTCAAAAAGATGATTGAAAAGGCTCAGGTGACGCAGGAAACGCTATTTTTCGAAAACGGCCAGGATGCCATTGACTATTTGGTAGCATGTAATAGCCAGCAAGAAAAGTTGCCGCAACTCATATTGCTGGATATTAACATGCCTATTTTGGACGGCTGGCAGTTTATCGAGGAATATGCCAAACTCAAACCTTCACTATCTAAATGTATTTCCATTTTTATGGTGAGTTCCTCTACGGAGACCGAGGATTATGAACGGGCGATGTCCACAGGCCATATTACGGATTACATTCAGAAACCAATCTACGCGTCGGAACTACAAGATATAGTTAATAAGGTGTTGTCTTGTAATTGAGCAGGTTACAAGCTGACTTGCCGTTTTGTTTCCGCGGCAAGTAGCCCTGCTTCCAGCACCTGAATGATTTTTAAGCCGTCGGCAAAATCCGGTTTAATGGCGGTATCTTCTTCAATTGCTTTGACAAAATCCACGACTGCGTGTACAAATGCATGCTCGTAGCCGATAATGTGACCTGCTGGCCACCAGTGACTTGCATAAGGATGTGCGGCCTCTGTAGCGAGAATGGTGCGAAAGCCTTGTTCGCCGTCATGATCGTCTCTCGAAAAGTATTGCAGCTCATTCATCCTTTCCAGATCGAAAACGAGGCTTCCTTTGCTGCCATAGATTTCAAATGTCAGACGGTTTTTCCGCCCGCTTGCGAACCGTGTCGCTTCGAATGAGCCAATCGCGCCGTTTTTAAAATTGACCAGCATTAATGCCGCATCTTCCACGGTAACTTCACCCATCTCACTACCCAGCGACACAGCCGAAAGGCTTCCCGAGGCGGCCTCGTCTGCAATCGGACGTTCCTTAATAAAGTTTGTGGTAAGTGAAGAAACGGTAGTAATATCACCGATCAGAAAATGGGCCAGATCCACAGCATGTGAATTAAGGTCCCACTGAGGGCCAGCCTGGGCTGTTTCTTTTTTCAATTGCCAGGTCAAGGGGAATGTCGGGTCCACGATCCAATCCTGCTGATAGGCACACCGCCAATGAAAAATGCGACCGATCTTTCCTTCGTCGATCATTTTTTTGGCGAAAGCTACGGCCGGGGTGCGGCGGTAATTATGGTTCAGGTAGTGCTTGATTTTGTTTTCCTCACATACTTTCAGCATTTCTTCTGCCTGTTTGCTGTTCATAGCAAGTGGTTTTTCGCAAAAAATATGTTTGCCGGCACGCGCCGCAGCCAGCGCTACTTCATAATGCAGATGTTGTGGCAAAGCAATGTCGATAATGTCAATGTCGGGACGGGATATTAGTTTTTTCCAGTCTGTTTCCGTTTCTTCCCAGCCCCAGTTCTGAGCGAATTCAGTGAGAGATTCCTGATGCCGTCCGCAAGCAACTTTCAAAACGGGAATAGCGGGGGTGTCGAAAAATAAAGGTGCTTTTTTCCAGGCGTTGCTGTGCGCGCGCCCCATAAACTTGTAACCAACGATACCTACATTAAGCTGTTTTTTCATTCTTATCTGATGGGTTTTTGCATTTATTCCGAATAAATAGTAATCGTCAAAAATATTAAAACTTTGTCATTGGAGATAATCTTGTAAATTTCAGCCGAAGAAGATTTTTACTCACAACACACTATATTTTGATGAAACAGCTTGCGCAAAACCTGCGAACGGGTAAAACCGTGTTGCTGGAAGTCCCCGCACCCCTTGTTAAAAAGGGACACGTGTTGATCAAAACACGCAAAAGCCTTGTCTCCACAGGTACTGAAAAGATGCTGATCGGTTTTGGAAAGGCAAGTATACTGGAAAAAGCCCGCCTCCAGTCTGATAAAATAAAGCCCATCCTGAATAAAATTAAGTGCGACGGTTTGCTACCTACCGCCCGGTCTGTATTGCAGCGGCTTGATCAACTCATTCCACTCGGCTACTGTAATGTGGGAGACGTGATGGAAGTAGGCGAGGATGTAGCACATTTCAGGAGGGGTGACAGGGTTGTGAGCAATGGCTTGCACGCTGAAATGGTATGCGTGCCAGCCAATCTGGTTGCGAAAGTCCCCGACGATGTTACCGATGAGGAAGCCGCATTTACAGTGATCGCCGCAGTAGCATTGCAGGGAATCCGCCTCCTGGGCCCGGCTTTGGGTGAAACCGTGGTCGTGATCGGCTTGGGACTAACTGGTTTGCTAACTGCGGAAATGCTGAAAGCAAACGGATGTCGGGTCATTGGGCTGGAACCTGACGAGCAAAAACTCCAAATAGCCTCAGAAAAGGGCATTATTACCATTAATCCGAGACATACTGATCCTGAAAAGCTTGTTGCAGACCTTACTGACGGAGCTGGTGCCGACGGCATTATCATTACAGCGTCGTCCGCCTCCCATGATCTGATATCGCTTGCCGCAAAAATCGCAAGG
The genomic region above belongs to Dyadobacter pollutisoli and contains:
- a CDS encoding VOC family protein, yielding MRAINPWINFNGNAEEAFTFYKSIFGGEFTKIVRFKDLASDEFPIPAHEADKLMHIALPIGKQNVLIANDVPEFMGRVNENENRSKISISTESREEADKIFNGLSAGGEVEGPIGDSPWGTYAGMFRDKYGIEWIVEFDPNDNG
- a CDS encoding Gfo/Idh/MocA family protein, giving the protein MKKQLNVGIVGYKFMGRAHSNAWKKAPLFFDTPAIPVLKVACGRHQESLTEFAQNWGWEETETDWKKLISRPDIDIIDIALPQHLHYEVALAAARAGKHIFCEKPLAMNSKQAEEMLKVCEENKIKHYLNHNYRRTPAVAFAKKMIDEGKIGRIFHWRCAYQQDWIVDPTFPLTWQLKKETAQAGPQWDLNSHAVDLAHFLIGDITTVSSLTTNFIKERPIADEAASGSLSAVSLGSEMGEVTVEDAALMLVNFKNGAIGSFEATRFASGRKNRLTFEIYGSKGSLVFDLERMNELQYFSRDDHDGEQGFRTILATEAAHPYASHWWPAGHIIGYEHAFVHAVVDFVKAIEEDTAIKPDFADGLKIIQVLEAGLLAAETKRQVSL
- a CDS encoding response regulator — translated: MNTLERLCVIDDDQVFTFLLKKMIEKAQVTQETLFFENGQDAIDYLVACNSQQEKLPQLILLDINMPILDGWQFIEEYAKLKPSLSKCISIFMVSSSTETEDYERAMSTGHITDYIQKPIYASELQDIVNKVLSCN
- a CDS encoding acyltransferase family protein, translating into MDIETHRRNNFDFLRLLFAGCVIITHSYPLAGSKECDWLCQFTNGQYIFSWIAVRGFFVISGYLIFQSLERSRDLADFYWKRILRLFPALAVVLILTVVLGPFVYENDTAYLLNKSVRTYIPNNLRLYRIQYDIPGIFDRNPHKSAINGSLWTIPFEFTMYIAVSLLFFIKSKRIPVIVVLLLTYLFLAKLDVLNFTEIQKWNYFILDWYLIELGVYFAAGSLLAATRMADISQRHLLIILIISLGLFVFSTGQPIFSFASVTLLPIIVLSMGLLPVYGISNVTEHIGDLSYGIYIYGFPVQQTLVYYFGMDHVSLIFTSLIISAILAYLSWRLIEAPALKLKNLKPIPILIQKTRGIVRVNLKGFYQKR
- a CDS encoding sensor histidine kinase; protein product: MDPEISLCVTSADSIRMCRSGITLNQYQKADLSQQITGFFEGIFSTKNWPARWYCGEWTDFHGWLYILSDLLIWSAYFLIPVFLIKVVTQRRDIPFPHTIWLFVAFILLCGTTHFIDALIFWIPVYRLSALVRFVTGVVSITTVYYLYKIFPSILLVRSVKDLQKEIDERNIVEEKLAASEYLLTAAGEVGKLAGWEYDLSTREFNWTKTATDIFETESEEVIDEQDLFEFFNEHDQMIIKLALLNAPETKESWDHEFLMTTHSNIKWVRFSGNPIFDKQNEVFKIRGIIMDISRYKTSELNLIRSINQMVQQNNQLKNFTHILSHNLRNHSSNISLLTSFVDEPALTEGNLEVFKRIKTVSGHLNNTLDDLSQIIKIRENRLESEELDIEMVTRKVLSVMDESIKESNTTIDIKYDLKTVMFPQVYLESILMNLISNGIKYRKDGDPAHITLKFYLNGSGVKELKYIDKGKGINLDLHAEKVFGLYKTFHKHKDAHGVGLFLIKNQIETQGGKIQIFSKVNQGTTFKITFDEYA